DNA sequence from the Hippopotamus amphibius kiboko isolate mHipAmp2 chromosome 1, mHipAmp2.hap2, whole genome shotgun sequence genome:
atttgatagaattcaccagtgacatcctcctgggcttttctttgtgaaaaGTTTTGATTACTTAGCTCAATCTCTTTATTTATGgatctactcagatattccatttcttcttgagtcagttttggtagtttgtgtcttacTAGGAGTGTATTTCATCTAGGttttcaaatttgttggcatacaattgtgcatagtattctcttataaccCCTTTTATTTCTGCAAAGTTGGTAGCAATTACTCCACTTTcattttctgatattagtaactTAAGTCTtcttttcttggtcagtctagctaaagttttgtcaattttgatgtttttaaagaaccaacttttggttttgttgattctctgtattgttttcctattctctatttcatttatctctgcagTAATCTTCACTATTTCcctccttctgctagctttgagttgaatttgctcttctttctctagttcttaaAGTGTAAGactaggttattgatttgagatcttccttcttttttagtgTATgtgtttacagctataaatttccttctgggtactgctttcactgcatcatGCCAGTTTTATCAtgctgtgttttctcatttcatctcaaagcattttctaatctctcttgtgatttcttctttgacccactggttGTTTAAATGTGTGTTATTTCTACACATTCataaatttcccaaattttcttctgttattgactactaatttcattccattgtggttaAAGAAGATACTTTGTATACTTTCAATCCTTATAAATTTACTGAGATTTTTTAATGATCTAACATCTggtctaccctggagaatgttccatatgcacttgagaagaatgtatattctgtattctataaatgtctgttaggtctagttggtttatagtgcTGTTCAAGTCATATTTCCTTGCTGATTTGTTGTTTAGTTGTTCTGTTCACTACTGAAAGGTGGATACTGAAGTGTCCAACTACTACTatggaattatttatttctcccttcaatccTGACAGTTATTGCTTCAAGTATTTTGAGACTGTTGTTGGCTGAATACAATCATGGGTTTCTGCATTTCTATtgtctattatatattttatttaaatgtgagAAAGTTAGatgtttgattccatttacacaTATTCCAAAACAGGTAACAACAACCTAGGGCAGGGACTAGCAAAATTTTTCTTGgggccagatagtaaattttGGGTTTTGCAAGGTACATGGTCTCTGCTGCAACCTCTCAACTCTGTTGTTGTAGCATAAAAACAGTCAGACAATACATAGCTGTGTTCAatcactctctctccttcctttcttctgggACAACAGAAACACGACAGAGAATTTGCTTTATAAACTGTGACTGCCCTCATAGAAATGACAAAAAGCATTTTCAAGGGTTTTTTGATGGAGAATTATtgtaaacaaatcaataaaagcaCTTAACAGCCAGAATAAAGAAACAGGTGAGTTCCAGAGGGTATTTATTAAATACGGGCTTACTGAGTAATTGTGTGAGCAACGGAAATATTAACTTACTTAACTGAGTGAATTTTCGTTCCACTGAAAGCATCTGCATATCTTGCCTTTATAAAGAAAGGgagcatattttatatattcatgaGGTCTCTCCTTATTCATCTGTATAACCCCTAACAGCCATCACAGGGCCACACATAAAGGAGTTGAAAAGTATGCTTTCAAATTAGGGCTCACAGTCAAATAGCTTGTGGGCCAGACATGCTTTGTTTGGCCATTACCATGTTTTTAAACTGATTTGAATGTTGTTAGACAGGGCATTCATTCTCCAGTTCGCCACAGATCCTACTACTGAATATCACTTCACTGTTTTCTCCTCCTGGAGAATGAAAGCATTTTAATTTGTGCCCCATATGttaaatgaaagggaaaattacCGCAAATTACTCTTATCTATATGCTACGACTTACTAACTTATAGTACCAAAGCCTCTTTTACCTATGTTTCAGTATGTACTTTAATAAAATTGCCTTCTCTTAAAAATGTTCTATTTCCTGGGAACATTCTCACAATCCAACACAGGATGATATGCACAAGATTACACAGAGTGTATATGATAAATGTATCTATaggaaaagaacataaagaaaTTCACCAAAATGTCAGGCTATTAATTATCTGGGTTGTGAGAGTATGGATTATTTTTCATCTTAATACTTTGTATTCTCAAGTTTTTTGCAGTAAGCTTGAATTACATTTATAATCgggaaaaattattttgcaaaaaaataaactctcacaAATTCTAGTTGACTGTCCTTCCTGCTCTTTAAATTCGGGAGGAGGAAAAACAATATTTCTTGAGTGCCAACTTGGTTTCAGGCATGGTACTAGATGCTTTATATTCAACCATGAAAACCCTGTAAGGGGATATTAAAGGCCCTCATTTTTGAGATACAGAACAATTACCacagttttattttctggaaaactcATGAAATCTGGAGAAAAGGTAgaggggggaggagaagaaagaaaataatggaggATAAGGGCACAGGAAATAAtcatttattcatgcattcatcaaatatttagttTCAACTATTTCAAGATACTTTGCTGGAGACAGTAGGGTATACGCAGATGGATCTAAAACAGATCAAAAGATAACATACATAAGACAGTCCTTCTATATATTCAACATAATATCCTGCATTAATGGACCATAATAAAATTGAGCTAATATGCTCACCAACAATTAAAATGAGGCAGGGAAATAAGAGTTCTCTGAAAAGTACAGAGTAACTACAAGATGAtctgagaggaaggaggaattacTTCTGGCTGGAGGGATGAAGGGGACAGGGGAAGAGATAGATGTTCATATCAGGCAAAGGAgtcttctctctccccagagtGCCAGTCCTGTATCTAAAATTGTttactcaggacttccctggtggtccagtggttaagactccatgcttccactgcaggggacccgggttcaacccctggttgtggaactaagatcccacaagctgcacggtccagccagaaagaaaaaaaaaaaaaggacacagataTTAAACAAgtacaacaaaaatacaaaagtacagaaaaaatgaaaaaacaatctgagagagaaaatgatataGAGGTATTCAGGTTGGGTTTTCCAGAAAGAcctctttgaagaaataataacacTTCTGAGAAGAGAAACATGAAAGAGAATTAGGAAGATTCGTGATTGTACGGAAAGTTCCCAGCAGAGGCAGCAGTCTGGGCAAACAATCTGAGGGAGGAAAGGAGCTGGCAAAttagaactgaaagaaagcctCTGTAACTGCATCAAGGAAAAGAGGGGTGAGTGCGGTGGGAAATGAAGGTAGAGAGGCAACCAGGCCTTTGTAGTTTCTGTTACAAATTCTGAATCGTATTCCATATGCAATGAAGAAATAACAGTGAAAACACAGATGCTGTCCTTGCCCTCATGTAGCATACAGTCTAGTGAGGGATACAGACCACTAAACAACTGATTTCAATCCATGTCATAAATGTGAGGACAGGGGACACAAAGagtgcagtgaaagcactgaggaGGTACACTGAATTCAGTTGGacaggtatgttccctctgtactgGGACCACTGCAACTGAGAAGTTATGTAGCCTTCCGTGTCCAAGCTTCACACTGATACCTGTTATCTTTCTTTAATACAAATGAGAGCATGTGAAAACCATCCATGATCCCCTAGATGATAAATTCCAAACTCCTTGATCTCATGTCACTGTTTGGCCCTAATCTTTGTCTTCTTGGTTTAAACTCCTACTACTACCTAtcacaatgattttttaaagttcttttaacTCAACCTATAGTAGGAAATACACTTCACTAGTACAAACACACATATCCACATAAAACACTAAAACAAAAGTTTCAAGAAACAATTCCAGTAGGATTACTctgatactttcttttttttttgattttttttttttttttgctttttcttcttaaaatgctGGTTGTGGTTTATTCACATCCAGCTATCGGGCCCTGGACTGCGGTCTGAAAATCACTGACTGCTCCCTCTACGACTACCTTCTCTACCCACCTCTGAACAAGTCTGTTCTCTCGCCCTTTACCCAAGCAGTGCTGGATACCATAAGTGCCTTACCCTTCCTTTGTCGTTGTTCATTCACTTAGCAATCTCCTTCTGACCTCTCAAGACCCAGCGCAAAAGGTTCTTCAGAGGAATCTTCCTCAAACTGCCCCAGTCACCAGGCGTCCATCCTTAGAGGTCCCAGGGAATAGTACTCCTTGAGTGACAGCCCTCGTCATGTAGGGTTGTATTataatgactttcttttttaaacaagttAGTCTGTTCTGGATTAGGTTTCTGGACGTCAGCAACCTAACTGTTTTATCTCAGGCCCCAAATAGGGGTCCAATCTGAAGCAAAGGTCAGAGGATGTTATGCTAAATAATTGAAAACTGATCTCATCTTGTACTACCCTCCCCATACTGTCACCATCTTGGCAATGCACCGACAAACTAgctttctgtctcttcctcaaACACACCAAAGTCTTCCCTTCCTCGGAGCCATACTGTGCCACTCTTCCCCCAGCACTTTCCTGGCGGGCTGCTCCTACTGTATCTTCAGGTCAATAGTCTGCCCTCAGAGAGGCTGTCTGCTCAACCTCCCATCacatttcctttgtctttatgGCTTTTATCACTCTGCGAaattatcttgttttgttttttgtttgtctgttcgtttatttatctttctcattAGAACATTAGATTTTTTCGGCCGCGCTgtaagacatgtgggatcttagttcccccaccagggatcgaccccgagccccttgcagtggaagcgcggagtcaaccaccggaccgccagcgAAGTCCCAGAACATTAGATTTTTGAGGGATGTGGTCTCCCGAGTTTCCCCCAGCCGTTTCAGCACCTAGAACCGTGCACAGCGCACAGCAGGCGCTCAACAAACCCTCTGGTGACGAATGAGTgagtgggagaggaagaagacGCAGACAGGGAAGTCTTAAGGACCTGTCTTGAAGCTGCCTTGAGGGTTCCCTGACtgatagggagggagggggtgaggcgCCCCAGTGCCACGTTTCAGGGCCTACCAGTAATAAGTAACTGTGCAGGCCCCGCAGACCCGCTCGGCCGGGGCTTCGCAAACCTCACAGCAGAGCCGTCGCCCCTTGGGCACCGCCAGAGGGTAGATCAAGTTCATGGTGCGGCAGACCCTGTTGTCGGCCCCTAGGACGGTTGCCTGGCGAGGACGCGCCGCCCGGCGGTGTCACGTGACCCACACTGCGCAGCCCCAGGCCCAGCATTtccagggcggggggcggggctcgACTGACACTTGGAGTGCTTTTGTAgggtttaaacaaacaaacaaagacaacACCAAAAAACAAAGGCCCGTACTACAAATCAGAAGGTAAGGGCCGGACAACCAAATCTCAGCAGGGTCCAAGTCCAGCAGGGTCTGTACGGTGGCCGGTAAGGGTCAAACATGGCCGGCTCTTCGCCCAGGCTAGGAAACTAAATGAGGGGGtgtgaccccccccccgcccccgcgatGCCTGCCAGGCGAGAACTCTCGCCAGCTCAGCGTCAATTTCGCACGCTCTGGGGCGGAACCACTACGCAGCTCCAGACCCGCAGAAGGCCGGCCCTGGCGTCCGGCGCAGGGCAGCGCACCGCCCGCTCGCTATTGCGGCTGCGCGCGGGCCGGGTGCGGGGGTAGGGGGCGTGGCGCCGAAGGCCCTGGAGCTTGCGCAGGCGCGGGGCGCTCCGGAACCCATGGCGGCCGCGGACCTGGTCGCCGAGTTCCCCCAGCCCGCCGGTGCCGCGCGCCAGGCCGAGGTTATGGCTCGCTTCGCCGCCGGACTGGGCGCGCAGGGCCGACGGGTAGTGTTGGTCACGTCCGGCGGCACCAAGGTCCCCCTGGAAGCCCGGCCTGTGCGCTTCCTGGACAACTTCAGCAGCGGGCGGCGCGGCGCTACTTCGGCCGAAGCCTTCCTGGCCGCGGGCTACGGGGTCCTGTTCCTGTACCGCGCTCGCTCTgccttcccctttgcccaccgcTTCCCGCCCCAGACCTGGCTGTCGGCTCTGCGGCCCTCCGGCCGAGCGCCTTCGGGTTTGCTGAGCTTGGAGGCGGAGGAGAAGGTACTCCCAGGCTTCGCTGCGGCTCTGCGGAGCTATCAGCAGGCTGAGGCTGCCGGCACCTTCCTGGCCATAGAGTTCACCACTTTGGCCGACTATTTGCATCTGCTGCAGGCTGCAGCCCAGGCGCTCAATCCGCTAGGTGCGTGCCTCTAGGAGTCCATCAGAGGCCGGGAGGCAGAGCCTTTCCCCCAGATGCGTATCCCCTTATTCCCCTTTTACCCACGGTTCTCACAGCGGAGAAACCTGAGTTGATAAAGGAGCAGACCCCATACACTTCTCCGATATATGTCACCCTGTGCTTCTCTTTGCAGGCTCTTCTGCGATGTTTTACCTGGCTGCGGCCGTGTCAGATTTCTATGTTCCTGTGTCTGAAATGCCTGAACACAAGATCCAGTCATCTGGGGGCCCACTGCAGGTGATGGGCGCTTCTCTTCCAGAGATCTGATTCCCTATAACCAGTCTTGGGTTAATTTCCTTTTGCTCTGGAGATGGCCTTTCCGCATTCCGTATGTGctaggcactagggatacagagatgaataagacaccGCCCTCCCTCAAGGACCTCACAATCTAGTGAGGTTGCTGGACACAGACATAATTACAGTACAGAGTGATAAATGCTCTAGTAGAGGTACGTACAAAGTGAAGTCAGAGCATGGGGTGAGTGAATCTTGGGGAAAGTCAAGGTTTTCTGGAGGAGATGGCTTGAACTGGGTTTTCAAAGATGAGCAGAGGGTGTACCAGACAAAGTGGGGACGGTCATTCCAGATAAACAAGTGGAGTTTGTAAATGGGCAGTGTGTTGTGAACTGAAGTTGTTTGGTAAGGCTGGAGAGCCTGGAGAGTGATGGTGGTGGAAGACAGAGTGAAGAGACAGCTTCCTTTGTAGAAGATTTTGTATTCCTTCTTAAGGAGCTTGAACTTTATCCTATGGAGCCAAGGGAAACCTAAGTAGGAGAATGAAATAAAGTTTTTGTTTGAGAAGAACATTCTGGCTTCCGTATGAAAGGTGAATTAGAGAGAGTGGTGGGGGGAGATTAGATGGTGGGTTATTGTTGCAGTTTAAGGAAGAGGTATGGGGAAGGCAGTGATGGGGTTGAGATGCTGAGATGATCTGGCTTCTTGAAGCCTGAGGAAATTCTTAGTCAACTATTGGGTGATACAAGTAGAATTTAAATAGGAGAAACTACCTGTGGGGCACTTGCTGACTTTGTAGAATAGTTCATTcgttcatttcttcaacaaatactgagtacctactatatgccaggcactattgtAGGACCTGGAGATAAAGCAGTGAAAAGAAACACACCGTGCGCTTGTTTTGCTTATACTCTGCAGAGGAGACAATAAATGAGTCAAATGCATACTGTGTTAGGTAGTGATaaatgctaaggagaaaaataaagtggggAATGGGTATGTGATCCCTGTCGCACTTGCCAACTCTTGAGGGGAAATCCTGATGATTAGCTTAGtgatttcatactttttaaattcTGGGAGCTTTAGTTTATTCTGTAATTCTTAGTTCTATCTTGAAAGTACACAAAACAACTCCACATTCTCCTTAGAAAGGATTAAGAATAATATATTCTCAATTTAGTATTATTTAGTGAATGTATTAgtatttaatgaatgaaaatacaATCAGTTCTGTTTCCTAAATGCTAAGATGGTAcaagtgacaattttttttttttacaagttacaattttaaaatggaatcaaATAGCCAGTCCACCAGTGCAAGAAATACATTAGGCTGAGAGGTTTAAAAACTCAACCTTCTTTGAGCTTCTGCCAAAGTAACATTTGCATAAacagattattttcatttgtttatttgagggtttggtttaaaaaataaaagggaatgtTTGAGAAAATGTAGTGCTGTTCTTGAGAGTTCTGTTCATGGCAATGAGGGTTGCAGAGTAGGGCTAATTCATAAGACATGGTTTGCCCCAGAATATGTATGAATCCTTGAAGTCAGGCGTCCTTATGAACCCTACAGAGGCAAAGCTTTTAAGTAAGCATTtaatatgctttaaaaagtttGAAGTGAGAAATCCCACTTAAATTGACATAGCCAAACATCTGAGTCCCTGTTTCCTTAGTTTCCCTTGAGATTGACCTGGTTGGTAGGTAGTAACCTTGTTTGCTTATTAAGCTTCTCTTTTTCCAATACAGATAACAATGAAGATGGTGCCAAAAATGCTTTCTCCTTTGGTTAAAGACTGGGCTCCCAAAGcatttataatttcctttaagTTGGAGACTGACCCCTCCATCATAATTGATCGTGCACGGAATGCTTTGGAAATTTACCGACATCAAGTGGTGGTGGCTAATATCCTTGACTCACGACGGTCCTTTGTGGTTATTATAACCAAAGACTCAGAAACCAAATTATCGTTATcagaggaagaagtagaaaaaggCATAGAGATAGAAGAGAAGATAGTGGATGATCTTCAGTCTCGACATACCACTTTTATACATGACAAAAACTGAAGTAAAAAGCCTTTATTTATAGGATCAAAAATTGTTCAGTGGACCAGGGCTCTTCTAGATGGTAAGAACTAGAATAAATCCTTTGctttcataaagacagaaaacgAAGGGGAAAAGTAGTGAGTGGTGTTCAGACGAATATGGcttggtatttgtcttttaaagGTCTTTTAATActcataaaaaatgaaagcaaaggcaAAGCAGTTATGACCAAACCACCTGACACACTCACCTCAGTGTTATCTTGATCTTGAAAATGATTCAAGCTGTtcctcacctaaaaaaaaaaaaagcttattggGAATTATAGTCCTCAAAATATACGTGTGGGGCCTGACTGTCAGTCTTCTTCATACTATAAAAAGGATTATGGATGCATGAATGGCCATGCTTTGAAGATCAAATATTTGTTCATGCCTACTGTGTGATAGGCCCTGAGGATTTTGAGGATTCAAAGGATGAATAAACATGTCTAGTTTGGGAAAtggatatataaaaaattaagtacaatAAAGTATATGCCCCAAAGCCAACACAATGCAAAGGATGTTGTTTTTTTGGGAAATTTACTAAAGATGGGAGTAAGAGAGAAGGACACCTCCCCAAAGATAGTTTACCTGTAGAGTGATGATTGTCCCACTACATTTACTTCTTGCTTCTTATCCTAGACTCACTCCATATTTGAGTTAAGAATttacctttcaaatattttaaaactgctcTTGAGGAAAAGTTAAACCAGGCTTCCACGTGGGGCCAGGGAGGGCCCGGATGGTGACCACTGCCCTGGAGGAGGCACTACAGAGTGGTAAGAGTATGGGTTTTGGAGTCATCTGAGCCAAGTTTGACCGTTCCAGCTGTGCCACCATCTAAGCTTTGTAAACTTAGATACCTGGCttagtttcctcatgtataaaatggcgATAATTTCTCTGCAAAATAACACCAtttgttgtgaggagtaaataaAATGGTTAAGGTAAAGCATGAGTCTGGCACTTGGCACATAATTCACATTCAATAAATGGTTGCAATTGCTGTTTTTCTCACTTAGCAAGGCAGTGTTATGCTGGTGCCCTGCTTGATTCCTGAATCCTTAAGAAGTTTTCAAAACTCACTGTCCTGGGTTGGGAGTGCAAAAGAAGTGTAGTCCAGAGAAATACTCTAAATGGCCCATAGGATGCTCCAGAGTGCAATGTGAAAAGCTACCATTAAGAACTAGGTAGAAGCAAGTACTCTACTTCACGTAAATGAGTTAAAATGCAATTCATGGAGTAAGTTGGGAAGGATAGCCCAAAGTGTCTGTCTGATGATAGAAGTACAACAAACTTTAATTGAAAAGATTAGAACAGAAGTGCTAAGATACATCTAAATACTTCATTAAATCAGGAAATGTGACTTCCTTAAATCAGGGAAGCCGAGGAAAAATAACTGCAGCAATCAGGACTTCTCTGGAAGCAGCAATCATactgaacaaaaattttaattaacttctggTCCAATGGGCAAAGCATAAGATGCAGCAGACTAGGCAGTGGCTGCAGTACTAAAGGGGCATGAAATAAAAGACTGATTTTCTTCCCTACATCTACAGCTTCATGTGGATGACTGTCATTATctttgtgaatttatttattttattggctgtgttgggtcttttttgctgtgcgcgggccttctttttagttgcggtgagtgggggctacttgttcgttgtggtgcgtgggctcctcattgccgtggcttctcttgttgcggagcacgggctctaggctcgtgggcttcagtagttgcagcacatgggctcaatagttgtggctcacaggctctaaagcacaggcttaatagttgtggcgcacaggcttagttgctccgcggcatgtgggatcttccaggagcagggatcaaacctgtgtcccctgcattggcaggcagatttcaatcactgcgccacgtaggaagccctGTCATTATCTTTGAATGTACAGTGAGGATAAATGGAGTTACAACTAGAAGTGATTctaatgtttgtttttatcataattattaCTTCCCTTGGGAACCGTGTGTTTTGTTGATGCTTAAAAACAACCACCACTACCCTAAATGGAATTATTTAGAGGGTTTTCCAATTCAGTTTAGTTTCCATTCAGAGCATTTAAACAGTATTTACACATGTAAAAATTCCAAGAGGTTGTTTTGCTTGTTTAATCAGCAAATGGAAGtgtgtaaagaaagaaagaaaactaagaatgcgggagttccctggtggtctagtggatAGGATTCAGCACTTGCACTGTGTGGTCCCAGTTCAATCCTGAAAAACCTAAGAATGAAAAGGAACATAAGTCAGTGAGAGCAAATAAGAAGGAACTTGATCTAGATTGGAGGACTAAGGAACCTATCTCTGAGGAGGAAATGATGCTTGAACTGCTACATAGAAGTTAAGTGGgttggaggtgatggtggtgagcATTTTTAGATCAGAGAAAAAAACACTTGAAAGGGCTCTGGTGCTAAAGGGAGAGACTGAAGCACTTCTAGAAAGTAACGTATGAGATCCGTCCAGATAATGCATATAGAACCGGCAAAGCTTTGGAAAGTGATCCTATGAAAAACTAGAATAAGACTGAGAAATGTCAAGTAAGTGTTTGGGATACCAGCAAAGCAATGTCCCCAAAACATGAGTAGAATCGAGCTTTGATGAATTAGCTAGAATCTTGCGATAAGAGCATTTAAATGAAGATGATATAAACCAGGCCTGTGTTAAATTTTGTGccttttagatatttttattttgcattaggTAAATTGAGATTATGGTTCTCGTAGACCGAATTTTCAGTGCTTAGGGCTTCTAAAGGACTTCAGCTTTACGGATAGTTCTAGTCAAATCCggttttctcatttttcacaatAATAAGCCGATTCCAGAAGTGTCGTGATTTGTCTTAGGTGCCCCACCCAGGTAATGAGTAACAGGTCCTGACCTAAAATTCAGAACTCCTGACCTAGCACCCTCCCCCTTTAAGAATGAAGTTacttctagaaaaataaatccaagttAGGCCGGGACTCTAGATAAGGTCTGGCGGGAAGCTACTTGAAATCTATAAATGCCCTGTGACAAAACTTACTCTCAA
Encoded proteins:
- the PPCS gene encoding phosphopantothenate--cysteine ligase isoform X1: MAAADLVAEFPQPAGAARQAEVMARFAAGLGAQGRRVVLVTSGGTKVPLEARPVRFLDNFSSGRRGATSAEAFLAAGYGVLFLYRARSAFPFAHRFPPQTWLSALRPSGRAPSGLLSLEAEEKVLPGFAAALRSYQQAEAAGTFLAIEFTTLADYLHLLQAAAQALNPLGSSAMFYLAAAVSDFYVPVSEMPEHKIQSSGGPLQITMKMVPKMLSPLVKDWAPKAFIISFKLETDPSIIIDRARNALEIYRHQVVVANILDSRRSFVVIITKDSETKLSLSEEEVEKGIEIEEKIVDDLQSRHTTFIHDKN
- the PPCS gene encoding phosphopantothenate--cysteine ligase isoform X3, which translates into the protein MFYLAAAVSDFYVPVSEMPEHKIQSSGGPLQITMKMVPKMLSPLVKDWAPKAFIISFKLETDPSIIIDRARNALEIYRHQVVVANILDSRRSFVVIITKDSETKLSLSEEEVEKGIEIEEKIVDDLQSRHTTFIHDKN
- the PPCS gene encoding phosphopantothenate--cysteine ligase isoform X2 yields the protein MKMVPKMLSPLVKDWAPKAFIISFKLETDPSIIIDRARNALEIYRHQVVVANILDSRRSFVVIITKDSETKLSLSEEEVEKGIEIEEKIVDDLQSRHTTFIHDKN